One genomic region from Motacilla alba alba isolate MOTALB_02 chromosome 5, Motacilla_alba_V1.0_pri, whole genome shotgun sequence encodes:
- the LBHD2 gene encoding LBH domain-containing protein 2 isoform X1, with translation MLFFPHEFHSMTEVMNTREPVMEEFALGQTPEEEGGPSSQAFPDSREKYPKLSKRLPSIVVEPTESGEVESGELRWPPEDLKSAEDKGLHGDQRVCVQQQQQQMDLEDTLAHPAQEVEDSTDTLESRTEENE, from the exons CATGACAGAGGTGATGAACACCCGAGAGCCGGTGATGGAGGAATTCGCGCTTGGCCAGActcctgaggaggaaggaggccCCTCAAGCCAG GCCTTCCCAGACTCACGTGAGAAGTACCCCAAGCTGTCCAAAAGGCTGCCTTCGATCGTGGTGGAGCCCACTGAGTCCGGGGAGGTGGAGAGCGGCGAGCTGCGCTGGCCTCCTGAGGACCTCAAGTCAGCGGAGGACAAAGGTCTTCATGGTGACCAAAGAGTCTGTgtccagcaacagcagcagcagatggatcTGGAAG ATACTTTAGCACACCCAGCTCAAGAAGTGGAAGACAGTACAGATACTCTGGAAAGCAGAACTGAAGAGAATGAGTAG
- the LBHD2 gene encoding LBH domain-containing protein 2 isoform X2, which produces MTEVMNTREPVMEEFALGQTPEEEGGPSSQAFPDSREKYPKLSKRLPSIVVEPTESGEVESGELRWPPEDLKSAEDKGLHGDQRVCVQQQQQQMDLEDTLAHPAQEVEDSTDTLESRTEENE; this is translated from the exons ATGACAGAGGTGATGAACACCCGAGAGCCGGTGATGGAGGAATTCGCGCTTGGCCAGActcctgaggaggaaggaggccCCTCAAGCCAG GCCTTCCCAGACTCACGTGAGAAGTACCCCAAGCTGTCCAAAAGGCTGCCTTCGATCGTGGTGGAGCCCACTGAGTCCGGGGAGGTGGAGAGCGGCGAGCTGCGCTGGCCTCCTGAGGACCTCAAGTCAGCGGAGGACAAAGGTCTTCATGGTGACCAAAGAGTCTGTgtccagcaacagcagcagcagatggatcTGGAAG ATACTTTAGCACACCCAGCTCAAGAAGTGGAAGACAGTACAGATACTCTGGAAAGCAGAACTGAAGAGAATGAGTAG